In Scleropages formosus chromosome 20, fSclFor1.1, whole genome shotgun sequence, a single window of DNA contains:
- the yju2b gene encoding putative splicing factor YJU2B codes for MGERKGVNKYYPPDFDPAKHGSLNGYWKSHPLRERARKLSQGILIIRFEMPYNIWCDGCKNHIGMGVRYNAEKKKVGNYYTTPIYRFRMKCHLCVNYIEMQTDPATCDYVIVSGASRKEERWDMADNEQILTTESSEKEKLETDPMYKLDHGGKDKEKLHAALPTLSELQGRQERWKDDFLLNCTLRRKFRDEKKAIAVKEQKDDEVRKRTGLSIPLVPEKEEDKRLASLLTFQTSDSYEERQRSKRREILNRSWFCSSQPQAGTSGTLLQKLAQAHRGAALTAAAKGPYAVTPNSLLGVIRRKTDSAKLLGTAMEACKTSDPEAFFSNNIEESGDPEILEECSAQLGMTAASTVINSEMKASMSHMCTETDTPDTDASAANGAVILSGGSEIPEDGENGSHAILSLVADYSDSD; via the exons atg GGTGAAAGGAAAGGAGTAAACAAGTACTACCCCCCAGACTTTGACCCAGCCAAA CATGGGTCTCTTAATGGCTACTGGAAGAGCCACCCACTGCGGGAGAGAGCCAGGAAACTGTCACAGGGCATTCTTATCATCCG gtttgaaatgCCCTACAATATCTGGTGTGATGGTTGTAAAAATCACATAGGCATGG GAGTACGATacaatgcagaaaagaaaaaagtgggtAATTACTACACCACACCCATCTACAG GTTCAGGATGAAGTGTCACCTGTGTGTAAACTACATTGAAATGCAGACAGACCCAGCCACCTGCGACTATGTGATCGTCAGTGGGGCGAGTCGCAAGGAGGAGCGTTGGGATATGGCTGATAATGAACAGATATTGACCACTG AGAGCAGTGagaaggagaagctggagaCAGATCCCATGTATAAGCTGGATCATGGGGGAAAGGACAAAGAGAAGCTGCATGCTGCTCTTCCCACACTCTCTGAGTTGCAGGGGCGCCAGGAGAGGTGGAAGGATGACTTTCTGTTGAATTGCACACTCCGCAGGAAGTTCAGG GATGAGAAGAAGGCAATAGCAGTGAAAGAGCAGAAGGATGACGAGGTGAGGAAGAGAACAGGCCTGTCCATACCACTGGTTCCAGAAAAGGAGGAAGACAAAAGGCTGGCATCCCTGCTTACTTTTCAGACCAGTGACT CTTATGAAGAGCGCCAGCGGAGCAAACGCAGAGAGATCTTAAACCGTTCATGGTTCTGCTCCTCTCAGCCCCAGGCAGGCACAAGTGGGACTCTTCTACAGAAACTGGCACAAGCACATCGAGGGGCAGCGCTGACTGCAGCTGCAAAGGGTCCTTATGCTGTTACACCAAACAGCCTTCTTGGTGTCATCCGCAGGAAGACAGACAGTGCAAAGCTGTTGGGCACTGCCATGGAGGCCTGCAAGACATCTGACCCTGAGGCCTTCTTCAGTAACAACATAGAGGAGAGTGGGGATCCTGAAATCTTAGAGGAGTGCTCAGCACAACTTGGAATGACAGCAGCGTCTACAGtaataaattctgaaatgaagGCCAGCATGAGCCAtatgtgtacagagactgatACTCCTGACACAGATGCTTCTGCAGCCAATGGCGCAGTGATATTGTCAGGTGGTTCAGAGATACCGGAGGATGGGGAGAATGGCTCCCATGCTATACTGTCTCTGGTAGCAGATTATAGTGATTCAGACTAG